Proteins co-encoded in one Brassica oleracea var. oleracea cultivar TO1000 chromosome C4, BOL, whole genome shotgun sequence genomic window:
- the LOC106341927 gene encoding uncharacterized protein LOC106341927 isoform X2, with product MECRLELKKGSSDRPPPAEKKVFTKETQRSSLPAKFRDDKRGLSYSDFHREITKKVEDVCPKRLENRIKSRIGRTASGERDLVKYKSYVPSYVKKPEARDVKAGAKQIDSKHTRSSLSNTSTSSSLCTDESSSTDSGKRLVDSPFRRRINHPPLQYYLMSSKPGDCSQDVEPPRDDGHTDTTKRDAVQVHQSPRGTAFLQKEKKDSSDVKIVPKTRTFLSPSKPESPSATTRVISRTLLAHDFNKKGEKLDERIRNPRVHDMFGKEKPAAAVFVPGIVSQKQILGLSKFYDSKVLLAERVAEANRKGLFPERLAYEQRAVLDGHFRREAADGSKPFLKRLNFLSAEKNRSSSAPRSRKSESSPSRSRTLDRRSTETLPKLSDQKPVKVVSERARSISPFRRLSFSIGKSSKNSNAEDAQTLTPSRAGLENRSTSSLSESSSIDSTIAANRGRSSPLRRLLDPLIRPKSSHACRSPEPSSLKGSPSSSHQKHILSDNHQPSSSTVQALFRVTSKNDQPLFTFAVDKEQSITAATIRKQMVPEKEECGHKYTFFTVQEVQKKTGKWMNHSRKVQGHEYTSNIVAQMRVSVGSVDDLLTREYALFASESQQRANELAAMVIKIPKIAEASATTLGDYLAEVGTTVVLPSGVHSLPHKGGPSSLIQRWKSGGSCDCGGWDMGCNLRILTNESNLSASTSDAFKLFSQDNSNQPFLSFTPYREGVYAVEYNTALSLLQAFSICIAVNEGRNSLKTVEPNTWRVDNKACGEVSSMIQNERLKSCSGPVEGEAPAKYVSNPPVSPVGRV from the exons ATGGAGTGTCGTTTGGAGCTGAAGAAAGGTTCAAGTGATAGACCTCCACCTGCTGAGAAGAAGGTATTCACCAAAGAAACCCAAAGGTCATCACTACCGGCTAAGTTCAGAGACGACAAACGCGGCTTATCTTACTCCGACTTCCACCGAGAGATCACCAAAAAAGTTGAAGATGTATGCCCCAAACGCTTGGAGAATCGAATCAAGTCACGGATTGGTAGAACCGCTTCTGGTGAAAGAGACCTTGTCAAGTACAAGTCCTATGTGCCCAGTTATGTCAAGAAGCCTGAAGCGAGAGATGTTAAAGCTGGTGCTAAACAGATTGATAGCAAGCATACAAGGTCTTCATTGTCCAACACAAGCACATCTTCATCGCTCTGTACTGATGAGTCATCATCTACTGATTCTGGCAAACGTCTCGTTGATTCTCCATTCCGCAGAAGGATTAATCACCCTCCGCTTCAGTATTATCTCATGTCATCTAAGCCAGGAGATTGCTCTCAAGATGTCGAGCCACCTCGAGACGATGGTCATACGGATACCACTAAGAGAGACGCTGTGCAGGTTCATCAAAGCCCTCGTGGAACTGCATTCCTACAGAAGGAGAAGAAAGATTCTTCTGATGTTAAGATCGTTCCCAAAACCAGAACTTTCTTGAGTCCATCAAAGCCTGAGAGTCCTTCAGCCACCACGAGGGTAATATCAAGGACTCTTCTAGCACATGATTTCAACAAGAAAGGAGAGAAGCTGGATGAGAGAATCCGAAACCCTCGTGTTCACGACATGTTTGGAAAAGAAAAGCCTGCTGCGGCTGTGTTCGTACCAGGGATCGTTTCTCAGAAACAGATACTCGGTTTGTCCAAGTTCTACGATTCAAAAGTGTTGTTAGCCGAGCGAGTGGCCGAAGCTAATAGAAAGGGGTTGTTCCCAGAGAGGTTAGCGTATGAACAGCGTGCTGTTTTGGACGGCCACTTCCGACGTGAAGCTGCTGATGGAAGTAAGCCGTTCTTGAAGCGTCTCAACTTCTTGAGCGCAGAGAAGAATAGATCAAGCTCGGCTCCGCGGTCGAGAAAGTCTGAATCCAGTCCCTCCAGGAGCAGGACTTTAGACAGAAGGTCAACAGAGACTCTCCCCAAGCTATCAGATCAGAAGCCAGTTAAAGTTGTATCAGAAAGAGCAAGGAGCATTTCGCCGTTTCGCCGGCTCAGCTTCAGCATTGGGAAGTCAAGCAAAAACTCCAACGCGGAAGACGCTCAGACTCTTACTCCATCGCGAGCTGGTTTAGAGAACCGTTCCACCTCTTCTCTCAGCGAAAGCTCGTCTATAGATAGTACCATTGCAGCAAACAGAGGCAGGTCTAGTCCCTTGAGAAGGTTGCTCGACCCTCTGATAAGACCAAAATCGAGCCATGCGTGCAGATCTCCTGAGCCATCATCACTAAAGGGTTCACCGTCTTCAAGTCACCAGAAGCATATTCTTTCTGACAATCATCAACCATCCTCTTCAACGGTTCAGGCTCTCTTTCGTGTGACGTCTAAGAACGATCAACCGCTCTTCACTTTCGCGGTTGACAAGGAACAGAGCATCACAGCTGCCACAATAAGAAAACAGATGGTTCCAGAAAAGGAAGAATGTGGGCACAAGTACACTTTTTTCACCGTTCAGGAAGTGCAGAAGAAAACTGGAAAGTGGATGAATCACAGCAGGAAGGTGCAAGGGCATGAGTACACATCCAACATCGTCGCTCAGATGAGAGTCTCGGTGGGCTCTGTCGATGACCTTTTAACCAGAGAATATGCACTCTTCGCGTCAGAGTCGCAGCAGCGAGCTAACGAGCTAGCTGCCATGGTGATCAAGATCCCAAAAATTGCTGAGGCGAGCGCAACCACACTTGGAGATTACTTGGCAGAGGTTGGCACTACAGTGGTGCTTCCGAGTGGTGTTCACAGCCTCCCGCACAAAGGAGGGCCTTCCTCGCTGATACAGAGATGGAAGTCTGGTGGGTCATGCGACTGTGGAGGTTGGGACATGGGCTGCAACCTTAGAATCCTCACCAATGAGTCTAACCTCTCTGCCTCCACTTCAGATGCCTTCAAGCTTTTCTCTCAG GATAATAGCAACCAACCATTCTTGAGCTTCACTCCATACAGAGAAGGTGTTTACGCTGTTGAGTACAATACAGCACTCTCACTCTTGCAAGCATTCTCAATATGTATAGCGGTTAACGAAGGACGGAACTCGTTGAAGACAGTGGAACCAAACACTTGGCGTGTAGACAACAAAGCTTGTGGAGAGGTGTCGTCCATGATTCAGAACGAGAGGTTGAAGTCATGTTCAGGTCCTGTTGAAGGTGAGGCTCCGGCAAAGTATGTCTCAAACCCACCGGTGTCTCCTGTGGGGAGGGTTTAA
- the LOC106341927 gene encoding uncharacterized protein LOC106341927 isoform X1 — translation MECRLELKKGSSDRPPPAEKKVFTKETQRSSLPAKFRDDKRGLSYSDFHREITKKVEDVCPKRLENRIKSRIGRTASGERDLVKYKSYVPSYVKKPEARDVKAGAKQIDSKHTRSSLSNTSTSSSLCTDESSSTDSGKRLVDSPFRRRINHPPLQYYLMSSKPGDCSQDVEPPRDDGHTDTTKRDAVQVHQSPRGTAFLQKEKKDSSDVKIVPKTRTFLSPSKPESPSATTRVISRTLLAHDFNKKGEKLDERIRNPRVHDMFGKEKPAAAVFVPGIVSQKQILGLSKFYDSKVLLAERVAEANRKGLFPERLAYEQRAVLDGHFRREAADGSKPFLKRLNFLSAEKNRSSSAPRSRKSESSPSRSRTLDRRSTETLPKLSDQKPVKVVSERARSISPFRRLSFSIGKSSKNSNAEDAQTLTPSRAGLENRSTSSLSESSSIDSTIAANRGRSSPLRRLLDPLIRPKSSHACRSPEPSSLKGSPSSSHQKHILSDNHQPSSSTVQALFRVTSKNDQPLFTFAVDKEQSITAATIRKQMVPEKEECGHKYTFFTVQEVQKKTGKWMNHSRKVQGHEYTSNIVAQMRVSVGSVDDLLTREYALFASESQQRANELAAMVIKIPKIAEASATTLGDYLAEVGTTVVLPSGVHSLPHKGGPSSLIQRWKSGGSCDCGGWDMGCNLRILTNESNLSASTSDAFKLFSQGGLQDNSNQPFLSFTPYREGVYAVEYNTALSLLQAFSICIAVNEGRNSLKTVEPNTWRVDNKACGEVSSMIQNERLKSCSGPVEGEAPAKYVSNPPVSPVGRV, via the exons ATGGAGTGTCGTTTGGAGCTGAAGAAAGGTTCAAGTGATAGACCTCCACCTGCTGAGAAGAAGGTATTCACCAAAGAAACCCAAAGGTCATCACTACCGGCTAAGTTCAGAGACGACAAACGCGGCTTATCTTACTCCGACTTCCACCGAGAGATCACCAAAAAAGTTGAAGATGTATGCCCCAAACGCTTGGAGAATCGAATCAAGTCACGGATTGGTAGAACCGCTTCTGGTGAAAGAGACCTTGTCAAGTACAAGTCCTATGTGCCCAGTTATGTCAAGAAGCCTGAAGCGAGAGATGTTAAAGCTGGTGCTAAACAGATTGATAGCAAGCATACAAGGTCTTCATTGTCCAACACAAGCACATCTTCATCGCTCTGTACTGATGAGTCATCATCTACTGATTCTGGCAAACGTCTCGTTGATTCTCCATTCCGCAGAAGGATTAATCACCCTCCGCTTCAGTATTATCTCATGTCATCTAAGCCAGGAGATTGCTCTCAAGATGTCGAGCCACCTCGAGACGATGGTCATACGGATACCACTAAGAGAGACGCTGTGCAGGTTCATCAAAGCCCTCGTGGAACTGCATTCCTACAGAAGGAGAAGAAAGATTCTTCTGATGTTAAGATCGTTCCCAAAACCAGAACTTTCTTGAGTCCATCAAAGCCTGAGAGTCCTTCAGCCACCACGAGGGTAATATCAAGGACTCTTCTAGCACATGATTTCAACAAGAAAGGAGAGAAGCTGGATGAGAGAATCCGAAACCCTCGTGTTCACGACATGTTTGGAAAAGAAAAGCCTGCTGCGGCTGTGTTCGTACCAGGGATCGTTTCTCAGAAACAGATACTCGGTTTGTCCAAGTTCTACGATTCAAAAGTGTTGTTAGCCGAGCGAGTGGCCGAAGCTAATAGAAAGGGGTTGTTCCCAGAGAGGTTAGCGTATGAACAGCGTGCTGTTTTGGACGGCCACTTCCGACGTGAAGCTGCTGATGGAAGTAAGCCGTTCTTGAAGCGTCTCAACTTCTTGAGCGCAGAGAAGAATAGATCAAGCTCGGCTCCGCGGTCGAGAAAGTCTGAATCCAGTCCCTCCAGGAGCAGGACTTTAGACAGAAGGTCAACAGAGACTCTCCCCAAGCTATCAGATCAGAAGCCAGTTAAAGTTGTATCAGAAAGAGCAAGGAGCATTTCGCCGTTTCGCCGGCTCAGCTTCAGCATTGGGAAGTCAAGCAAAAACTCCAACGCGGAAGACGCTCAGACTCTTACTCCATCGCGAGCTGGTTTAGAGAACCGTTCCACCTCTTCTCTCAGCGAAAGCTCGTCTATAGATAGTACCATTGCAGCAAACAGAGGCAGGTCTAGTCCCTTGAGAAGGTTGCTCGACCCTCTGATAAGACCAAAATCGAGCCATGCGTGCAGATCTCCTGAGCCATCATCACTAAAGGGTTCACCGTCTTCAAGTCACCAGAAGCATATTCTTTCTGACAATCATCAACCATCCTCTTCAACGGTTCAGGCTCTCTTTCGTGTGACGTCTAAGAACGATCAACCGCTCTTCACTTTCGCGGTTGACAAGGAACAGAGCATCACAGCTGCCACAATAAGAAAACAGATGGTTCCAGAAAAGGAAGAATGTGGGCACAAGTACACTTTTTTCACCGTTCAGGAAGTGCAGAAGAAAACTGGAAAGTGGATGAATCACAGCAGGAAGGTGCAAGGGCATGAGTACACATCCAACATCGTCGCTCAGATGAGAGTCTCGGTGGGCTCTGTCGATGACCTTTTAACCAGAGAATATGCACTCTTCGCGTCAGAGTCGCAGCAGCGAGCTAACGAGCTAGCTGCCATGGTGATCAAGATCCCAAAAATTGCTGAGGCGAGCGCAACCACACTTGGAGATTACTTGGCAGAGGTTGGCACTACAGTGGTGCTTCCGAGTGGTGTTCACAGCCTCCCGCACAAAGGAGGGCCTTCCTCGCTGATACAGAGATGGAAGTCTGGTGGGTCATGCGACTGTGGAGGTTGGGACATGGGCTGCAACCTTAGAATCCTCACCAATGAGTCTAACCTCTCTGCCTCCACTTCAGATGCCTTCAAGCTTTTCTCTCAG GGAGGATTACAGGATAATAGCAACCAACCATTCTTGAGCTTCACTCCATACAGAGAAGGTGTTTACGCTGTTGAGTACAATACAGCACTCTCACTCTTGCAAGCATTCTCAATATGTATAGCGGTTAACGAAGGACGGAACTCGTTGAAGACAGTGGAACCAAACACTTGGCGTGTAGACAACAAAGCTTGTGGAGAGGTGTCGTCCATGATTCAGAACGAGAGGTTGAAGTCATGTTCAGGTCCTGTTGAAGGTGAGGCTCCGGCAAAGTATGTCTCAAACCCACCGGTGTCTCCTGTGGGGAGGGTTTAA
- the LOC106342847 gene encoding 17.6 kDa class I heat shock protein 2 yields MSMIPSFFGNNRRGGSSFFDPFSLDVWDPFKDFPSSSSFSRENSAIVNARVDWRETPEAHVFKADLPGLKKEEVKVEIEDDSVLKISGERHVEKEDKNDTWHRVERSSGQFTRKFRLPENVKMDQVKAAMENGVLTVTVPKAEMKKPDVKSIQISG; encoded by the coding sequence ATGTCGATGATTCCGAGCTTCTTCGGCAACAACAGGCGCGGCGGCAGCAGCTTCTTCGATCCTTTTTCTCTTGACGTTTGGGATCCGTTCAAGGACTTTCCATCATCCTCTTCGTTTTCTCGGGAGAACTCCGCGATTGTGAACGCGCGTGTGGACTGGAGGGAGACTCCTGAGGCGCACGTGTTCAAGGCCGATTTGCCGGGACTGAAGAAAGAGGAAGTGAAGGTGGAGATCGAGGATGACAGCGTGTTGAAGATCAGCGGGGAGAGGCACGTGGAGAAGGAGGATAAGAACGACACGTGGCACCGTGTGGAGAGGTCGAGCGGGCAGTTCACGAGGAAGTTCAGGCTGCCGGAGAATGTGAAGATGGATCAGGTGAAGGCTGCGATGGAGAACGGGGTTCTGACTGTGACTGTGCCAAAGGCGGAGATGAAGAAACCTGATGTCAAATCTATTCAGATCTCTGGCTGA